The Apium graveolens cultivar Ventura chromosome 11, ASM990537v1, whole genome shotgun sequence genome has a window encoding:
- the LOC141698305 gene encoding omega-3 fatty acid desaturase, endoplasmic reticulum-like, which produces MAVHSVHQDKVERDQTINNGFDYDSVGGEEFDPSAPPPFKLADIRAAIPRHCWVKNPWRSISYVMRDFVVIFVLLMMGLHFDNWAFWPFYWLAQGTMFWAIFVLGHDCGHGSFSDNPRLNSIFGHILHSSILVPYHGWRISHRTHHQNHGNIEKDESWVPLPEKIYKSLPVHIKLLRFKIPFPIFAYPLYLISRSPGKKGSHFNPYSDIFHPSERNLVVTSTLCWTAMLAFLGYMANIFGSLQILKLYGVPYIIFVMWIDGVTYLHHHGYDKKLPWYRGKEWSYLRGGLTTIDRDYGWINNIHHDIGTHVIHHLFPQIPHYHLIEATRAAKSVLGKYYREPKKSGVFPVHLVKDLLKSIQQDHYVSDAGEVVFYQKDPTLNVFFHKLK; this is translated from the exons ATGGCAGTTCATTCGGTGCATCAAGACAAGGTTGAGAGAGATCAGACCATTAACAATGGATTTGATTACGATAGTGTGGGTGGTGAAGAGTTTGACCCAAGTGCTCCTCCTCCGTTTAAGCTAGCCGACATCAGAGCTGCCATTCCCAGACATTGTTGGGTTAAGAATCCTTGGAGGTCTATTAGTTATGTCATGAGGGATTTTGTTGTTATTTTTGTATTGCTGATGATGGGATTGCACTTCGACAATTGGGCTTTCTGGCCTTTTTATTGGCTAGCTCAGGGGACCATGTTTTGGGCAATCTTTGTTCTTGGTCATGATTG TGGACATGGAAGCTTCTCTGATAACCCAAGATTGAATAGCATATTTGGACATATATTGCATTCTTCAATTCTTGTGCCATACCATGGATG GAGAATCAGCCACAGAACTCACCATCAGAATCATGGAAATATTGAGAAGGATGAATCTTGGGTTCCT CTACCAGAAAAGATATACAAAAGTCTGCCGGTCCACATTAAACTTCTGAGATTCAAAATTCCTTTTCCCATTTTTGCATATCCTTTATATCTG ATCAGCAGAAGTCCAGGGAAAAAAGGTTCACATTTCAACCCATACAGTGATATATTTCACCCGAGCGAGAGGAATTTGGTGGTAACGTCCACGTTGTGTTGGACTGCAATGCTAGCTTTCCTTGGCTACATGGCTAATATATTTGGTTCACTCCAGATTCTCAAACTTTATGGTGTTCCCTACATT ATTTTTGTAATGTGGATTGATGGTGTCACTTATTTGCATCACCATGGCTATGACAAGAAGCTCCCATGGTACCGTGGCAAG GAATGGAGTTATTTAAGAGGAGGATTAACTACAATTGATCGTGATTATGGATGGATTAACAATATCCACCATGACATTGGCACACATGTTATACATCATCTCTTCCCTCAGATCCCACATTACCACCTAATAGAAGCG ACGAGAGCAGCTAAGTCGGTGCTTGGAAAATATTACCGGGAGCCAAAAAAATCAGGGGTATTTCCAGTTCACTTGGTTAAGGATCTACTGAAAAGCATACAACAAGACCACTATGTTAGTGATGCCGGAGAAGTTGTGTTCTATCAAAAAGACCCTACTCTTAACGTATTTTTCCACAAGTTGAAGTGA
- the LOC141697427 gene encoding uncharacterized protein LOC141697427: MSIVAWLSTLMVVGSVCFMCKSATWKCTSLAQCWNLESRLTANIISGLVVVSEVTRDLKCYSGVLYPVQICPAREQQAWKMNMLIMTGSPKLGNLSVNDQMRALKSRINIPAENSS, from the exons ATGTCAATTGTAGCTTGGTTGTCGACATTGATGGTTGTTGGTTCAGTTTGCTTCATGTGTAAATCTGCAA CTTGGAAATGCACTTCGCTAGCACAATGTTGGAATCTTGAAAGCAGACTTacagcaaacattatatctggtctggTGGTTGTGAG TGAAGTCACTCGTGATCTAAAATGCTACAGTGGAGTCCTCTATCCTGTTCAAATTTGTCCAG CAAGAGAACAGCAAGCATGGAAAATGAATATGCTAATAATGACCGGAAGTCCCAAACTCGGAAATTTAAGTGTTAATGATCAGATGAGGGCTTTAAAGTCAAGAATCAACATCCCTGCTGAGAACAGCtcttga